From Portunus trituberculatus isolate SZX2019 chromosome 37, ASM1759143v1, whole genome shotgun sequence, one genomic window encodes:
- the LOC123514401 gene encoding uncharacterized protein LOC123514401, whose product MEWVGCAAPSPASVPRVGMSVVVVGLLFPLIASEGNASLLHECKLLCTTTLPRNNATETLDKVVACDKGCASYSRCHEVKGRRAATLHDISTLCLAECAASCTELFGSEADLRAACVRGCNGQHQQKYGLAAIGDAQFSSQRLEILDDAATGVGITGNETRNVSLNIEGNIQTDIKAQASSGPNIRKNNVATKGAKKVVDKNIAFNLQGEITNETSSEAALAMHGKGGYVSYGKRGREASQNTSVDIQGVVSQNGSYVDVSSQYIPPGAKGNLRAGRKMGGERKKRRKEDEEEEREITQKTKAYKD is encoded by the exons ATGGAGTGGGTAGGGTGTGCTGCTCCCTCACCAGCATCAGTACCACGTGTTGGcatgtcggtggtggtggttggcctGCTGTTCCCCCTAATTGCTTCAGAAGGGAATGCGTCTCTGCTCCACGAGTGCAAACTGTTATGCACCACAACTCTCCCGAGGAATAATGCCACAGAAACCTTA GACAAGGTGGTGGCATGCGATAAGGGCTGCGCCTCCTACAGCCGCTGCCACGAGGTCAAAGGACGAAGGGCGGCTACTCTTCATGATATATCCACACTTTGTTTAGCTGAGTGTGCagctt CTTGCACAGAACTGTTTGGAAGTGAAGCTGACTTGAGGGCTGCATGTGTCAGAGGATGTAATGgccaacatcaacaaaaatatGGCTTG gcAGCTATTGGTGACGCACAGTTTTCGTCACAGAGACTGGAAATCCTGGATGATGCAGCTACCGGCGTGGGAATTACTGGAAACGAAACCAGAAATGTGTCGCTGAATATAGAAGGCAACATTCAAACAGACATAAAGGCACAAGCTTCTTCAGGTCCAAACATAAGGAAGAACAATGTTGCTACGAAAGGCGCCAAGAAAGTGGTGGACAAAAACATAGCCTTCAACCTACAAGGGGAAATTACCAATGAGACAAGTTCTGAGGCGGCTCTAGCCATGCATGGAAAAGGAGGATATGTGTCTTAcggcaagagagggagagaagcttCCCAAAATACATCTGTCGATATCCAAGGTGTCGTGTCACAAAATGGCAGCTATGTTGATGTCTCCTCCCAATACATACCTCCTGGGGCAAAGGGAAACCTCAGAGCAGGGAGAAAGATgggtggggagagaaagaagaggaggaaggaggatgaggaggaggagagggagatcaCCCAAAAAACCAAAGCGTATAAggattag